The following coding sequences lie in one Apostichopus japonicus isolate 1M-3 chromosome 13, ASM3797524v1, whole genome shotgun sequence genomic window:
- the LOC139978713 gene encoding uncharacterized protein, translated as MDERDHADNIKPFQNQQRWAHQLEQLLNKDSRVCFKSIGRLSFSRQYKIADGSNGAQIFIGLVDEQWPVAIKRLNQGTHSMEQTVNKVLNEGMQGSKHLLRNTLSEEDDDFLYLASPLCEYNLEEIIENKGNPLRPQLTANKRASLTYQLMLGIAELHQLNILHRDLKPSNVLLDHNEKILLGDFCISRQFTHGTTLLTKAMGTLCSTSPENTSNNRCRYKKSSDIQMLACLMYYILSDGHVPFETTVPYTDQPEGVVTNMKKGQYSLKHLGTHDTFQPLLENMLNRDEKLRPTIEDCIAFYEENHLNPDSCTIQYCADTKNQSDPLPDQMDAETVPSGSADTKNQSDPLPDQMDADTVSSGSADTKNQSDPLPDQMDAETVFSGSADTKNQSDPLPDQMDSDTVPSGSACTKNQSDPLPDQMDAETVPSGSADTKNQSDPLPDQMDADTVFSGSADTKNQSDPLPDQMDAETVFSGSADTKNQSDPLPDQMDAETVFSGSADTKNQSDHLPDQMDSETVPSGSACTKNQSDPLPDQMDAETVPSGSADTKNQSDPLPDQMDAETVPSGSADTKNQSDPLPDQMDAETVFSGSADTKNQSDPLPDQMYAETVPSGSADTKNQSDPLPDQMNAETVPSGSADTKNQSDPLPDQMDAETVFSGSADTKNQSDPLPDQMDAETVPSGSADTKNLSDPLPDQMDAETVLSAFSFVSSGLKHRFQQNHIQKLADLHGCRYTAMIESTTTHVILIAEKGKCPRTMKYITGIAAGLWIVSYSWVQSSFKAGRLLAEADFEIIGDSLGVHYGPMRARTRREGKPLLSKYSISLLGESSSGPEGDLHESCSFLITNSVLGETNLLLLFVSLGNHFVSTL; from the exons AACCAACAGCGATGGGCTCATCAGTTAGAGCAGCTCCTAAACAAAGACTCTAGAGTTTGTTTCAAGTCAATTGGGCGACTTTCTTTCAGCAGGCAGTACAAAATTGCTGATGGTAGCAATGGCGCACAAATTTTCATTGGACTGGTAGATGAGCAATGGCCTGTAGCAATCAAAAGACTGAACCAGGGCACCCACTCTATGGAACAAACTGTGAATAAAGTGCTTAATGAGGGCATGCAAGGATCAAAGCATTTGTTAAGAAACACACTTTCGGAAGAAGATGATGACTTTCTCTATTTAGCTTCACCCCTTTGTGAATATAACTTAGAGGAAATAATTGAAAACAAGGGGAACCCATTAAGACCTCAGCTCACAGCAAACAAAAGAGCATCTCTAACTTATCAACTTATGCTCGGCATTGCAGAATTGCATCAACTGAACATTCTCCACCGGGACTTGAAACCAAGTAATGTTCTCTTAG ATCACAATGAAAAGATACTTCTGGGAGATTTTTGTATTTCTAGACAATTTACCCATGGCACTACCCTTCTTACAAAAGCAATGGGAACTCTCTGCTCGACAAGTCCTGAAAACACCAGCAACAATCGTTGCCGATACAAGAAGTCATCTGATATCCAG aTGTTGGCATGCCTCATGTATTACATTTTGAGTGATGGACATGTCCCATTCGAAACCACAGTGCCTTACACTGATCAGCCAGAAGGTGTGGTGACAAACATGAAAAAGGGTCAATATAGCCTTAAACATCTTGGAACACATGACACTTTTCAGCCACTATTGGAAAACATGCTTAACAGGGATGAAAAACTGAGGCCCACTATTGAGGATTGCATAGCATTTTATGAGG aaaATCATCTCAATCCTGATAGTTGCACCATACAATATTgtgcagacaccaaaaatcaaagtgatcctttgccagaccaaatggatgcagagactgtccctagtggatctgcagacaccaaaaatcaaagtgatcctttgccagaccagatggatgCAGATACTGTCTctagtggatctgcagacaccaaaaatcaaagtgatcctttgccagaccagatggatgcagagactgtctttagtggatctgcagacaccaaaaatcaaagtgatcctttgccagaccagatggatTCAGATACTGTCCCTAGTGGATCTGCAtgcaccaaaaatcaaagtgatcctttgccagaccaaatggatgcagagactgtccctagtggatctgcagacaccaaaaatcaaagtgatcctttgccagaccagatggatgCAGATACTGTCTttagtggatctgcagacaccaaaaatcaaagtgatcctttgccagaccagatggatgcagagactgtctttagtggatctgcagacaccaaaaatcaaagtgatcctttgccagaccagatggatgcagagactgtctttagtggatctgcagacaccaaaaatcaaagtgatcatttgccagaccagatggattcagagactgtccctagtggatctgcatgcaccaaaaatcaaagtgatcctttgccagaccaaatggatgcagagactgtccctagtggatctgcagacaccaaaaatcaaagtgatcctttgccagaccagatggatgcagagactgtccctagtggatctgcagacaccaaaaatcaaagtgatcctttgccagaccagatggatgcagagactgtctttagtggatctgcagacaccaaaaatcaaagtgatcctttgccagaccagatgtatgcagagactgtccctagtggatctgcagacaccaaaaatcaaagtgatcctttgccagaccaaATGAATGCAGAGACTGTccctagtggatctgcagacaccaaaaatcaaagtgatcctttgccagaccagatggatgcagagactgtctttagtggatctgcagacaccaaaaatcaaagtgatcctttgccagaccaaatggatgcagagactgtccctagtggatctgcagacacAAAAAATCtaagtgatcctttgccagaccagatggatgcagagactgtccTAAGTGCATTCTCATTTGTGTCAAGTGGCTTAAAGCATCGGTTCCAGCAG AATCATATACAGAAGCTGGCAGACCTCCATGGTTGTAGATATACTGCAATGATAGAGAGTACCACAACCCATGTTATTCTCATTGCTG AAAAGGGGAAATGTCCCAGAACTATGAAGTATATTACAGGCATTGCTGCTGGATTGTGGATAGTGAGCTACTCAT GGGTACAATCTTCCTTCAAAGCTGGCAGGCTTCTTGCAGAAGCAGACTTCGAAATCATTGGTGACTCTTTGGGTGTCCATTATGGCCCTATGAGGGCAAGGACCAGAAGAGAAGGAAAGCCTCTCTTATCCAAATACTCCATCTCCCTGCTTGGGGAATCAAGTAGCGGTCCTGAAGGTGATTTACATGAGAGTTGTTCATTTCTCATTACAAATTCTGTTTTGGGGGAAAccaatttacttttactttttgtaTCATTGGGAAATCATTTTGTTAGTACATTGTAG